GGTGCCGTAGAGCACGAACGGGTAGCGGGCGTCCACGGTGTCGAGCCCGTCACGGACGTGCTCGATCCACCCCGTCAGCCCCGGCAGGTACTCGGACGCGGACAGCGCCCGCAGTGCCGCCTCGGTCCAGCGCAGCTCGTGCACCAGGGGGAACGCCGTGACTCCGCTCAGCACCAGGCAGACGACGAAGAGGACCAGCCAGGCACGTATGCGCCTCAACAGGGCGGCTCTGCCGCTCGTATCACTCATGCCGGCAGCGTACGCCTGGAATTGAACATGTTCAAAAGTGGGGTGGCGTGGAGCCGGCCCCCGACGGGCCCGCCGCCGGGCCGTCGCAGTGGTCCCGCGGCCGTCCGCGGCGGCCACGCGGCCGGTCCTGGTGGCGCAGGCAGGACGTGACGACCACGAACGGCCAGACGGACTGAAGGAACGTCACCAGCCGCTCGGCCACCCCGATGGCCCCGCCGTGCTGACGCGCCTCCACCAGGAACCAGACCGCGCCGGCGCCCATCAGCGCGGTCGCGAGGAGCGCGGGCCCGGGCCGCAGCCCCCAGGGGACCGCGGTCCCCCGGCGGCCGGCGGCCAGGAGGGGCCACAGCGCCAGCAGGGCGAAGCCGGCCGCCGCGAGGGAGCCGTGGCGCAGGGACCCGCCACTGCCGGGCACCGGGACCACCGCGACCGCCAGCGCCGCCACCCCGCCGCCGCCCAGCGCCAGCCGGCCGGCGCGGGCCGCCGGACGCAGCGCCCAGGCGGTGAGCAGATGGCAGACGCCCAGTGCGGCCAGCGCCCCGGTCATCACCCAGAACCCCGCCGCCCCGTAGGCGGCAAGGACGCTGATCGTCTGCGTCACCGGGTCGTAGGCGGGCCCCTCGGGCAGCGCCGCGACCGTCCATCCGGCGACCAGCACGAGCGGCGCACACCCTGACGGCACCAACGCCCATGTGGGAACAGGTCGCATCGGAACACCATAGATGCACCTGTTTCACCTGAATCCCGACCTCGGGTGACGCGGGCGCGTCGGGGAACTCCCCGGCCCCGGCGGCCGACGCGTGCGCCGGTCACAGCGCCCGTGCCGCGTACGCCCGGACGTCCGCGTCCGGGTCGCCGGTCGCGGCGGCCAGGGCCGTGCGGGCTTCCTCGGCGGCGCGGTGCCGGGTCAGCGCCAGGACCGCGGCCTTGCGGACGTCGGCGTTGGGATCGGCGACGGCCTTGGCGAGTGCCCGCACGGCCGGACCGGGTTCGGCGAGGGACAGGGCCGTGGCGGCGCCCGCCCGTACCTGCCAGGCCGGGTCGGCGAGGGCCCTCTCGGCGCGGCCGGCCAGGGGCGCCGGGCAGCCGACGGTGCCCAGCGCGGCGTAGGCCGCCGCACGTACCAGTGCGTCGGGATCGTCGACGAGGCCGGTGAGGGCCGCGTGCACCACGTCCGGCGCGGCGTCCACGGTGGCCAGGGCCTTGGCGAGGGTGACGCGCACCTCGCGGGAGGGGTCGGCGCCGGCCGCGCGGGCCAGTTCGGATACGGCGTCCACCGACACCAGCGCCCGCACGGCGGCGACCCGCACGGCGGTGTCCGGGTCCGACAGCGGAGCCGTGAACAGTGCGGTGTCCCCCAGGCGCAGGGCCCGCAGCACGTCCAGGGCGGCCGCGCGGACGACCGGATCGGCCTCGTCCAGGGCGGCGGCGAGGGCGTCGCGCAGTGCCGGTTCCCGGGGCAGGGTCTCCACCAGTTCCCGCAGGGAGGCCGCGGCGGCGGCGCGCACCCCGGGGTCGGGGTCGGTGAGCGCCGTCGCCAGTGCCGTCCCGGTGCCCGGCGGCACGGTCTCCGTCAGCACGGTGACGGCCGTGCGGCGCACGGCGGGGTCGGGGTCGGACAAGTAGCTCCCGAGCACGGCCGGTTCGGGTTCCGCCTCGGCGAGGGCGAGGAGTTCGAGCAGACGCGGTGAGGCCGCGGCCTCCCTCTGCGGCGCCGCGGGCGCCGCGGCGGCGCGGGCTCGGCCCGGATCCCGGCCCGGCGTCACCGGCGCGACCTCCCTGGCCCCCGCCGTCGCCACCTGCTCCGGGTGGACCTCGCCCAGGTGCCGGGAGGGACCGCCGGCCGGGCTGTAGCCGTCGACCGGAACGAGGTACGGGGCGACGGGACGGGTGGTGAACTCCATGGCGCCGGAGGCGGACTTGCGCAGGTCGAGGTGGTGGAACCAGGACGTGTCGTCGCGCCGCGGGTGGTCGAGCCGGTCGTGGTAGAGGCCCCAGCGGGACTCGGTGCGGGCGAGGGAGGCCCGGGCCGCCATCTCCGCGCAGTCCCGGATGAAGGAGACCTCCACGCAGCGCATCAGCTCGTGCGGGGTGCGCGCGCCCAGCGCGGCGATGTCGGTGCGCGTCCGCTCGAACGCCTCGAGCGCCAGTGACAGCCGGGCGCCGGACTTCGGCGGGGCCACGTAGTCGTTGACGAAGCGGCGCAGCTTGTACTCGACCTGCGGCTGCGGCAGACCGTCGGGCCGGCGCAGCGGCCGGTAGATCAGCTCGTGCGCCTCGCGGAGCTGGTCGGCGGGCAGCTCACCGTCGTAGGCCCGGTGGCGGGCGGCGTCCGCGCCCGCGAGGTCGCCGAAGACGAACGCGCCGATCATGTAGTTGTGCGGGACGCAGGCGAGGTCGCCGGCCGCGTACAGCCGGGGCACGGTGGTGCGGGCGTGGTCGTCCACGCGTACGCCGGAGGCGGAGTGGCCGCCGCACAGGCCGATCTCGGAGATGTGCATCTCCACGTCGTGGGTGCGGTAGTCGTGGCCGCGGCCCGCGTGGAAGGTGCCGCGGGTGGGCCGCTCGGTGGTGTGCAGGATGGATTCCAGGGCCGCGACCGACTCCTCGGGCAGGTGGCTCAGCTTCAGGTACACCGGTCCCCGGTCGCCTGCCACCTCCGTCGCGAACTCGGCCATCATCTGGCCGGACCAGTAGTCGGAGTCGACGAAGCGTTCCCCGTGCCGGTTGACCTGGTAGCCGCCGAACGGGTTGGCGACGTAGGCGCAGGCCGGGCCGTTGTAGTCCTTGATCAGCGGGTTGATCTGGAAGCATTCGATGCCGGTCAGCTCGGCGCCCGCGTGGTAGGCCATCGCGTAGCCGTCGCCGGCGTTGGTCGGGTTCTCGTAGGTGCCGTACAGATAGCCGGAGGCGGGCAGGCCGAGGCGGCCGCAGGCGCCGGTGGCGAGGATCACGGCACCGGCGCGGACGGTGACGAACGCGCCCGTACGGGTGTGGAATCCGGCCGCGCCCACCGCCCGCCCCCGTGCGGTGAGCACCCGCACCGGCATCACCCGGTTCTCGATGCGGATCCGCTCCCGCATCTCGCGCCGCCGCAACTGCCGGTAGAGCACCTTCTTGACGTCCTTGCCCTCCGGCATGGGCAGGACGTAGGAGCCGGAGCGGTGCACCTGGCGGACCGCGTACTCGCCGTGCTCGTCCTTCTCGAACTTCACGCCGTACGACTCCAGCCGCCGCACCATGGCGAAGCCGCGGGTCGCGGTCTGCCGGACGGTGGACTGGTCGACGATGCCGTCGTTGGCGCGGGTGATCTCGGCGACGTAGTCGTCGGGGTCGGCGCGGCCCGGGATGACCGCGTTGTTGACGCCGTCCATGCCCATGGCGAGCGCCCCGGAGTGCCGGACGTGCGCCTTCTCCAGGAGCAGCACGCGCGCGCCGTGCTCGGCGGCGGTCAGTGCCGCCATCGTGCCGGCCGTGCCGCCGCCGATGACGAGCACGTCGCAGGTGAGTTCTTCGGCGTCGGTGAGGGCGGGGATCGCCAGCAGAGGGTCCACCACAGGGCCTTTCAGGAAGCGAGGGACGAGAGGACTTCGCGCCGCAGCGCCGCGCGTGCCGGGTCGTCGTGGGCGGTACGGTCGCGGGGGCGCGGCACGTCGCGTACGTCGGTCAGCCGTCCGCCGCCGAGCAGGGCCACGCGGTCGCCGAGGAACAGCGCCTCGTCCACGTCGTGGGTGACGAAGACCACGGTCGCGCCGGTGCCGCGCAGCACGTCCACGAGCAGGTCCTGCATCCCGGCGCGGGTCTGGGCGTCGAGCGCGCCGAACGGTTCGTCCATGAGGACGGCGCGGGGCGCCGCGGCCAGGGCGCGGGCGAGCTGGGCGCGCTGCCGCTGGCCGCCCGAGACGCGGTGGGGCAACTGCCGGGCCTGGGCGCCGAGTCCGACCCGGGCGAGCCAGGCGTCGGCCCGGGTGCGGCGCTCGGCGCGCGGCACCGACTGGATGGCGAGCGGGAGTTCGACGTTGCCGCGCAGGGTGCGCCAGGGCAGCAGCGCGTCCTCCTGGAAGACGAGCGCGCGGTCGGCGGAGGGACCGGTGAGGGGCCGCGCGTCCTGGGTGACCTCGCCGGCGAGCGGGGCCAGCAGTCCGGCCAGGGTGCGCAGCAGCGTCGACTTGCCGCAGCCCGAGGCGCCGACGACGGCCAGGATCTCACCGGCGGCGACGTCGAGGTCCACCTGGTGCAGTGCGGGTGAGCCGGGGCGGCCGAGGGTGGCGTCGCGCAGGGCGAGCGCCGCTCCGGTGCGCGCCGCCGGACGGATGTCAGACGAGCTGGTCACGGGATGCGTCCTTTCCGGAGCCGGAGCCGGCGGCGGTTCCCGCGCCGGAGTCCGGGCCGGGTCCCGGACCGGTCCCGGAGGCGGGCGGTGCCGGTGCCCGCGGTGCGGAGGCGGGCGGTGCGGGGGCGGTGACCGCACGCGCCGCCCGGGGGGTGCGCGCGGCGGCACCGTAGGAGGTGCGCGGCAGCCAGCGGGTCAGCCGGCGGCCCAGCAGCTCCACGGCGGTGGAGGTGAGCCAGCCGAGGACCCCGATGGTGACCATGCCGACGAAGACGCCCGGGTAGTCGACGACCGTGTAGTCCTGCCAGGTGCGGTAACCGACCCCGTACTGACCGGAGATCATCTCCGCGGAGATCACACAGATCCACGAGACGCCGATGCCGACCGACAGGCCGCCGAACACCCCCGGCAGGGCGCCCGGCAGGACGACCGAGCCGAGGATCCGCCACCGGCCGCCGCCCATGGTGCGCACCGCCTCCTCCCACACCGGGGTCAGGGCGCGCACGGCGTGCCGCGTGGAGACGAGCACCGGGAAGAACGCGGCGGTGAAGGTGATGAAGACGATGCCCTGTTCGTTGGAGGGGAACAGCAGGATCGCCACGGGGACCAGCGCGATCGCCGGGATCGGGCGGACGATCTCCAGCAGCGGGCCGAGCAGGTCCTCGGCGAGCCGGGAGCGGGCCACGAGCACGCCCCCCGCCACACCCAGCACGGCGGCCAGCAGGAAGCCGCCGAGGATGCGGGTCAGGCTGTCGGTGAGGTCCGTCCAGTAGTCGGGGCCGGAGAGCCGGCCGGCGAGGGTCCGGGCCACGTCGGTGACCGTGGGGAACTGCGAGAAGCGCAGCCACACGTCGACGTCCAGGCCGGTCAGCAGCTGCCACAGGCCCAGTGCGGCCGTCACCGAGGCGGCGCGCAGCGCGTACCGGCTCACGCGGCACGCTCCAGGGCCTCGGCGTAGGTGACGGTGCGGGCCCCGGGGTGGGCGATGGTGTAGGCGCGCGCGGTGTCGGCGGCGACGAAGGGCAGCAGCTCCTCGCCGTCGGCCACCCACACCGCCCGGTCGGCGAACCAGAGGGTCTTGGTGGTGGCGTCGGGGACGTAGGCGGCGCGGACCGTGTCCGGGTGCCGGGCGACGTGTTCCAGCAGGCCGGCGGGCGTCGCGAAGGTCCGTGTGGCGGTCTCGCCCTCGGCCCACACCTCGCTCCTCGGGGCCGGGGGCGCGGCGGTGAGGCGCCGGGCGTAGCCGGTGCCGAGTGCCTTGCGCAGGGGGCGGTCGTCGACGAAGGCGTCCACGTCCACGTCGCCGGTCAGCTTGGCGGACTTCAGGACCGCCACGTCCTCCTTCAGCGCGGCGACCAGTTCCGGCCGCACGGCCGGGTCGAAGGTGGCGATGCCGTGGGCGCCGTTGTACAGGTAGACCACCTCGGCGGGCAGCCCCGTGGCCTTCGCGACCTTCTCGGCGGCGGCCACCGGATGGTCGCCGAGATAGTCGGTGGCCTGCGTCTGGGCCTTCAGGAACGCCTCCAGCACGGCGGGACGCCGTTCCGCGAAGTCGTCACGGACGGTGACGCCGTGGAAGGTGGGCAGGTTCAGCCGGGCGCCGTCGTACAGGGCCTTCGCCTTGCCCTGGTGGACGAGCAGACCCGGCCAGGCCACGAACTGCGACAGCGCGTCCGCGCTTCCCGCGGCGAGGGCGGAGGCGCCCACCGCGGGCTGCTGGTTGAGCTTCTCGATGTCCTCGTCGGGGTCGAGTCCGGCGCGTTGCAGCGCGCGGACCAGGGTGCCGTCGGCGGCCGAGCCGACGCTCGTCGAGACCTTCCTGTCCTTGAGGTCCGTCAGGGACCGCAGGGGTGAGTCCGGTGCGGTGACCACGGTGTTGAGTCCGCCGCGCAGGTTGTAGCCGGTGACGGAGACCAGCCGGGTGGGGCGGTCGAGCTGCCGGCCGCGGGCGGCGTTGAGGAGCAGCGGGAAGTCGCCCATCGAACCGATGTCGATCTTCCCCGCGGTCATCTGCGCGGTGATCGGCGCCCCTGTGGCGTAGTCCTGCCAGACGACCTTGTAGGTGACACCGTCGCCGAGCGCGTCCAGCTGCTTCTCGAAGTAGCCGAGGGAGCGCAGCAGGGTGCCGGCGGTGACGGTGTTGATGGTCTTGGACTGGTAGCCGACGGTGACGGTGACCGTGGAGCCGTCACCGGCCCCGGCGTCGCCGCCGCAGGCGCTGAGGGGGACGAGGAGGGCCAGGGCGGAGACGGCGACTGCGGTGCGTTTCATGCTGGTTCGGGCCTTTCACCGGAGCAGGTAGGGCATGTTGACCGTGACGGCTCCGGTGGGACAGCGGGCCGCGCACGGGCCGCAGTACCAGCACTCGTCGACGTGCATGTACGCCTTGCCGTTGCGCTCGTCGATGGCGAGGGAGTCCAGCGGGCACATGTCGACACAGAGCGTGCAGCCGTCGATGCACTTCGACTCGTCGATGGTCACGGGCACGTCGGCCCGCTGGGGCACCAAGGGCATGGCTGTCTCCAGGGAGGGGGAAGGGGTGTGGCTGGGGACGGGAGGACGGGGTCACAGGTCGCGGCGCAGCAGCCCGCTCATGGTGATGCGGTCGCCGCGGAAGCGGATGAACTCCAGGTCGACGGGGCGGCCGTCGGCCAGGTGGGTGAGGCGTTCCAGCATCAGTACGGCCGCACCGCGCGGCGCCTGGAGCACGGCGGCGGAGTGGGCGTCCGCGTTGACCGCCTCCAGGGTGATCTCGGCGTGCCCCAGGGGCTGGCCGGTGAGGTCCTCCAGGAGGCGGAAGACATCCGTGTTCTCCAGGTCGCAGCCGAGCAGAGCGGAGCCGACGTCCAGCGGGAGGTAGGTGAGGTCGAGGGACAGGGGCAGGCCGTTCAGCCGGCGCAGCCGTTCGATGTACAGGACGTCGCTGCCGGGCGGGACGTGCAGCCGTTCGGCGACCGGGGCGGGGGCGGGTGCCGGTCCCACCGTGCGCACCTCGTTGGTGACGCGTCCGTGTTCGCGCAGGGTCTCGGCGAGCCCCATGAGGCGGTCCAGACCGTGCGGGTACTTCTCCGCGACGACCACGGTGCCCACCCCGGGCAGGCGCTCCACCAGTCCTTCCGCGCGCAGCAGGTCGAGGGCCTGGCGGACGGTGTTGCGGGACGCCCGGTAGTCGGTGGCGAGCGCCGACTCGTGCGGGAGGGCGCCGGCCGGGAAGCCGCCGGTGAGGAGCTGGCGGCGCAGGACGTCGGCGAGCTGGCGGGCCTGGTCCGCGCGCAGCCGGCGCCGCGTACGGTGAGCGGCGACGGTGGGCGCGCCCTGGCCGCCGTGGTCACGGATGCGGTCGGTGGGCATGGCTGGACCCTAGCGGCGGGTTCGCGCGTGTGGTGTTGCCGCAGTGTTGCGCCACTTGACGCCACCACAGCAACCGC
Above is a genomic segment from Streptomyces glaucescens containing:
- a CDS encoding GntR family transcriptional regulator → MPTDRIRDHGGQGAPTVAAHRTRRRLRADQARQLADVLRRQLLTGGFPAGALPHESALATDYRASRNTVRQALDLLRAEGLVERLPGVGTVVVAEKYPHGLDRLMGLAETLREHGRVTNEVRTVGPAPAPAPVAERLHVPPGSDVLYIERLRRLNGLPLSLDLTYLPLDVGSALLGCDLENTDVFRLLEDLTGQPLGHAEITLEAVNADAHSAAVLQAPRGAAVLMLERLTHLADGRPVDLEFIRFRGDRITMSGLLRRDL
- a CDS encoding ABC transporter ATP-binding protein; the encoded protein is MTSSSDIRPAARTGAALALRDATLGRPGSPALHQVDLDVAAGEILAVVGASGCGKSTLLRTLAGLLAPLAGEVTQDARPLTGPSADRALVFQEDALLPWRTLRGNVELPLAIQSVPRAERRTRADAWLARVGLGAQARQLPHRVSGGQRQRAQLARALAAAPRAVLMDEPFGALDAQTRAGMQDLLVDVLRGTGATVVFVTHDVDEALFLGDRVALLGGGRLTDVRDVPRPRDRTAHDDPARAALRREVLSSLAS
- a CDS encoding fumarate reductase/succinate dehydrogenase flavoprotein subunit, with amino-acid sequence MDPLLAIPALTDAEELTCDVLVIGGGTAGTMAALTAAEHGARVLLLEKAHVRHSGALAMGMDGVNNAVIPGRADPDDYVAEITRANDGIVDQSTVRQTATRGFAMVRRLESYGVKFEKDEHGEYAVRQVHRSGSYVLPMPEGKDVKKVLYRQLRRREMRERIRIENRVMPVRVLTARGRAVGAAGFHTRTGAFVTVRAGAVILATGACGRLGLPASGYLYGTYENPTNAGDGYAMAYHAGAELTGIECFQINPLIKDYNGPACAYVANPFGGYQVNRHGERFVDSDYWSGQMMAEFATEVAGDRGPVYLKLSHLPEESVAALESILHTTERPTRGTFHAGRGHDYRTHDVEMHISEIGLCGGHSASGVRVDDHARTTVPRLYAAGDLACVPHNYMIGAFVFGDLAGADAARHRAYDGELPADQLREAHELIYRPLRRPDGLPQPQVEYKLRRFVNDYVAPPKSGARLSLALEAFERTRTDIAALGARTPHELMRCVEVSFIRDCAEMAARASLARTESRWGLYHDRLDHPRRDDTSWFHHLDLRKSASGAMEFTTRPVAPYLVPVDGYSPAGGPSRHLGEVHPEQVATAGAREVAPVTPGRDPGRARAAAAPAAPQREAAASPRLLELLALAEAEPEPAVLGSYLSDPDPAVRRTAVTVLTETVPPGTGTALATALTDPDPGVRAAAAASLRELVETLPREPALRDALAAALDEADPVVRAAALDVLRALRLGDTALFTAPLSDPDTAVRVAAVRALVSVDAVSELARAAGADPSREVRVTLAKALATVDAAPDVVHAALTGLVDDPDALVRAAAYAALGTVGCPAPLAGRAERALADPAWQVRAGAATALSLAEPGPAVRALAKAVADPNADVRKAAVLALTRHRAAEEARTALAAATGDPDADVRAYAARAL
- a CDS encoding ABC transporter substrate-binding protein; translation: MKRTAVAVSALALLVPLSACGGDAGAGDGSTVTVTVGYQSKTINTVTAGTLLRSLGYFEKQLDALGDGVTYKVVWQDYATGAPITAQMTAGKIDIGSMGDFPLLLNAARGRQLDRPTRLVSVTGYNLRGGLNTVVTAPDSPLRSLTDLKDRKVSTSVGSAADGTLVRALQRAGLDPDEDIEKLNQQPAVGASALAAGSADALSQFVAWPGLLVHQGKAKALYDGARLNLPTFHGVTVRDDFAERRPAVLEAFLKAQTQATDYLGDHPVAAAEKVAKATGLPAEVVYLYNGAHGIATFDPAVRPELVAALKEDVAVLKSAKLTGDVDVDAFVDDRPLRKALGTGYARRLTAAPPAPRSEVWAEGETATRTFATPAGLLEHVARHPDTVRAAYVPDATTKTLWFADRAVWVADGEELLPFVAADTARAYTIAHPGARTVTYAEALERAA
- a CDS encoding ABC transporter permease, whose amino-acid sequence is MSRYALRAASVTAALGLWQLLTGLDVDVWLRFSQFPTVTDVARTLAGRLSGPDYWTDLTDSLTRILGGFLLAAVLGVAGGVLVARSRLAEDLLGPLLEIVRPIPAIALVPVAILLFPSNEQGIVFITFTAAFFPVLVSTRHAVRALTPVWEEAVRTMGGGRWRILGSVVLPGALPGVFGGLSVGIGVSWICVISAEMISGQYGVGYRTWQDYTVVDYPGVFVGMVTIGVLGWLTSTAVELLGRRLTRWLPRTSYGAAARTPRAARAVTAPAPPASAPRAPAPPASGTGPGPGPDSGAGTAAGSGSGKDASRDQLV
- a CDS encoding ferredoxin family protein; the protein is MPLVPQRADVPVTIDESKCIDGCTLCVDMCPLDSLAIDERNGKAYMHVDECWYCGPCAARCPTGAVTVNMPYLLR
- a CDS encoding DUF998 domain-containing protein, encoding MRPVPTWALVPSGCAPLVLVAGWTVAALPEGPAYDPVTQTISVLAAYGAAGFWVMTGALAALGVCHLLTAWALRPAARAGRLALGGGGVAALAVAVVPVPGSGGSLRHGSLAAAGFALLALWPLLAAGRRGTAVPWGLRPGPALLATALMGAGAVWFLVEARQHGGAIGVAERLVTFLQSVWPFVVVTSCLRHQDRPRGRRGRPRDHCDGPAAGPSGAGSTPPHF